One segment of Rosa chinensis cultivar Old Blush chromosome 6, RchiOBHm-V2, whole genome shotgun sequence DNA contains the following:
- the LOC112171360 gene encoding uncharacterized protein LOC112171360, with protein sequence MGSLKLEVLDKPSIDKPFSEIFLTESQRPPSWMDPFIDYLTKHIEPLNWTIATRLRRRATVYKVLPTIEVHLPRGGAASPAIAAQWSLWQSHGHEKPGIQDNGAQFNNNTLRDFVGQYGTTIRYASPAHPQTNGQVEAVNKIIKQNLKKRLDDAKSLWVEKLPEVLWAIRTSGRPPQKPMASPLSACPLAPRQ encoded by the exons ATGGGAAGCCTCAAGCTGGAGGTCCTGGATAAACCGAGTATAGACAAGCCATTCTCAGAAATATTCCTTACGGAGAGCCAGCGCCCACCCTCATGGATGGACCCATTCATTGATTATCTAACTAAGCATATCGAGCCACTGAACTGGACCATCGCCACTAGGCTCCGCAGGAGGGCAACAGTATACAAGGTCCTTCCCACTATTGAAGTGCATCTCCCTCGAGGAGGGGCAGCGAGTCCCGCTATCGCTGCACAGTGGAGTTTGTGGCAATCACACGGGCACGAGAAACCTGGCATTCAAG ATAACGGTGCCCAGTTCAACAACAATACACTCAGGGACTTCGTTGGCCAATATGGCACCACGATCCGATATGCCTCCCCCGCGCACCCACAAACAAATGGCCAGGTTGAGGCAGTCAACAAGATCATCAAGCAGAACTTGAAGAAGAGGCTGGATGACGCCAAGAGTCTCTGGGTAGAGAAACTACCCGAGGTACTGTGGGCGATAAGGACGAGTGGACGACCCCCACAGAAGCCAATGGCGAGTCCCCTTTCTGCATGTCCTTTGGCACCGAGGCAGTGA